The window CGAGAAGATCACCTCGCCGGTGGCGACGTCCGTCGCGACCGCCAGGTAGCGCCCCAGGTCCAGGCAGTCGACCAGGTGCACGAGGTTGCCCGCCCAGGTCCCCTGGCGGTGCACGCGGTCCAGCGCGACAAACTCTTCCCCCGCGGCCCCGGTGTGGAAGTAGTCGACGCGCAGCGTCTCGTCGAGGAAGCGGTCGGCGAAGACCGGGGCGGTCTCCGCGGCGGACACGGCGCCGGCGACCGCAAGCAGGAGGAACAGCGCCGCGGTCGCGGCCGGGATCGTTCTCTTCATCGTTCGCATCTCCGGGTTGCGGGTTCGACCCCGATCGGATGGGACGTCGCCGTGCAAGATAGCACGGTTGGTCGGTTTCCGGCGCTTGTGAAGTGAGGGCCGCGATCCCCGGGGAGCGCGGCCCTGTCGAACGTCGGGACCCGGCCGGCGGTTCAGTGCACGACGCTGAGCTTGCGCGTCAGACTCTGATCGAGCCCGGGCCCGCGCACCTGCAAGGTCGCGAGGTACTGGCCGCTGGACAGAGGGCGGCCCTCGTCGTCGCGACCGTCCCAGCCCACGACGTGGCTTCCCGGTTCGATCTCGGTCCGCGTCACGGTCCGCACGCGGCGGCCCCTGAGGTCGTGGACGACCAGCTCGACCACCGATCGCACCGGCGTCGCGAACGCGAACACCGCGTCGCCGCTCACCGGGTTGGGCGAGGGCGGCGCAAAGCTGACCCGCGTCACGCCGCCGCCGTCGCCGACCGCGGTCGTGACGTCCTCGGGACAGTTCGCGCAGCCGGTGCGCGCCGGGTCGTAGCCGTACATCAGCCAGGTC of the bacterium genome contains:
- a CDS encoding peptidase M64 N-terminal domain-containing protein encodes the protein MKRTIPAATAALFLLLAVAGAVSAAETAPVFADRFLDETLRVDYFHTGAAGEEFVALDRVHRQGTWAGNLVHLVDCLDLGRYLAVATDVATGEVIFS